GTATCTAAAGCGTTGAGCTTAAATGAAGAAGTGAGGGTTCATATAGCCGACCCCAACTTGTTTAGCGTGGTagttgttgaagttgttgtttttTGTTTAATAAGTTCTTTTTGGTTCCCTCTAAGTTGCGTTGTCACAAATTTCAATGCAAGATACACACCTCTAATTGGTAATGTCTTCGCTCGTAACTGTTTACCTATCTTTCATGTTTCAATTCATATAGGTTACAgtaaatttatcaaaaatatatCCTAAAGATGAAGATGCTCCTGCTGGTGGAGTTGATGACATGACCAAGTTATCATATTTGCATGAGCCTGGTGTCTTGCAGAATTTGGCTACAAGATATCAACTCAATGAAATCTACGTAAGTTATGGTCCAATTTCTGTAGATTGGGGACAGGAAGAAACGAATTATTCCATGTATAGGTGGTGCTATCATAATATTGTATCATAACGTTACATTATGACAGACTTATACTGGAAGTATTCTCATTGCCATCAATCCATTCCAAAAGTTGCCTCATTTATATGATCGCCACATGATGGAACAATACAAGGGAGCACCGCTTGGCGAATTAAGTCCTCATGTCTTTGCTATTGCTGATGCTGCTTACAGGTACTCCAGTCTTCAACTTCCACTCCACATTATTTATCCCCAAACACTATACAATTGTTACTAAGATTATAAAATGAATCAGGCAAATGATAAATGAAGGTAAAAGCAATTCCATATTGGTCAGCGGTGAAAGTGGGGCTGGTAAGACTGAAACTACAAAAATGCTTATGCAATATCTTGCTTATTTGGGTGGCCGTAGAAGCACTGAAGGTCGAACTGTCGAGCAGCAAGTTCTAGAGGTAAACTGTGTGATCTTGATGAGCCGAGTTTGTTTAAACTCTTTTTCTCCTTAAATTTACAAGGGTAGGTAAGCCAATGGCAGATTTTGCTTGGCTTTAGTTCTGCATGATTTCCATTATTTCTACATGCTGAAGCTGTGCGGCTTATATTCTCTGCACAAGTTACGGTACTTTCTACATGCTGAACTGCTGAAGTACATGACATAAGAGCATTAATTGataaatttgaagtaaatatGGTGATGTGACTCTATTAGCTCTACGAATGGACAAAGAAATATGGTAATTTCATGGAACATCTCTGATTtgaatgtgtagaaatgaatgaaacatAAGATACAGTACGGGGCAAAGCTTAAGACAGAATCAAAGAAAGGAAACTAATTGAAGCGAGAATCTTTACTGCAATGTGTTAAGCTTTTGAGAAGGTAACAGTTTACTGTAATTGTGTTAAATACAATGGTATttattacttttatataaaCTAGATATCTGTGGAAGTTCTGAACAAACTTACTTAGTAAGATCAACAATGATTTTCAAAATGGCATTCGAAAGAGATCATTCTGGTTCTGATGAACTCACTAGCATTTTTCTTAGTTATAGAAAGCTTGTAGAGGGGTCACAATGCTCCATGTGAATAAATCATCATACTTTAAATATAATAATCTCAAAAATACCTGTTTCGTTTCTAAAAAGTATAAATCATTAGGTAGGAGGGAGCTTCAAGCTTAAGGGTTGTCAGCCGTTTTCTTCTGCCTTCTTTACtggttttgttcttcttttaaCTCTGTTTTATCTCCAGTCAAATCCAGTACTTGAAGCATTTGGCAATGCCAAAACAGTTAGAAATAACAATTCAAGGTGAGATACTGTTCCACTCATGCTTCCAATTAAGAAGTGACTCATTTAGTTGTTTTGGCGTACAGTTTTTCTTCTGAATGCTTATACTTATGTTGTTACAGTCGTTTTGGTAAATTTGTGGAGATTCAGTTTGACAAAAATGGAAGGATATCTGGTGCCGCTATTAGAACTTACCTCCTTGAAAGATCTCGTGTTTGCCAAGTTTCAGATCCTGAACGCAACTATCATTGTTTCTACCTTCTATGTGCAGCACCTCCGGAGGTACGGATTTCAAAgcttctcttctttttgtatcTTTCATCTCTTGGTATAAACTTCTTTGATAGTCTTGATGTCCTTCTGACAGTTTTCCAATCTTAACAGGAGGTGGAAAAGTACAAGTTGGGGGATCCTAAATCATTTCACTATCTTAATCAATCAAGTTGCTATAATCTAGTAGGTGTAAGTGATGCTCAAGATTATCTTGCAACAAGGAGGGCCATGGATATTGTTGGCATTAGTGAGAAAGAGCAGGTAACCTGGTTCCTTTGATTTGCTtttctttgagccgagggtctatcggaaacaaacATCTCTACCTCCCatggtaggggtaaggtctgcgtccACTCTATccaccccacttgtgggattacactagggTATGCCGCTGTTGTTGTAGAGTCTAAGAAGTCACTCGTTTCTTTTTCAGGAAGCAATTTTTAGAGTAGTGGCTTCTGTCCTTCATCTTGGTAATCTTCAGTTTGCAAAGGGCAAAGAAATTGATTCATCAgttttaaaagatgacaaatctAAGTTCCATCTTCAGACTGTTGCAGAGCTTCTGATGTATGTTCTTGGCTTTCAAATTTTACTTCTCTctcttcatttattattttgttgacgAAAGTTTGATGTGATTCACTTCTTATATCAGGTGTGATCTTAAGGATTTGGAAGATGCACTATTGAAACGTGTAATGGTCACACCTGAAGAAGTAATAAAGAGATGTCTTGATCCTGATGCTGCTACAGTTAGTAGAGATGGTCTTGCTAAAACGATATATTCTCGCTTATTTGACTGGTATGATTCTATTGTCTCAACCAGATTGTTTAATGTGGTCTGTTACTGATTATTTGACACTAAGGTGCACAGTTTTCAACTGTTTACAGGTTGGTGGACAAAATAAATAACTCGATCGGTCAAGATGCAAACTCAAAATCTCTAATTGGTGTTCTTGACATTTATggttttgaaagttttaaaACTAATAGGTAGGCGCCAAATCATTGGAGAACACACAGGATATTGTTGAATGTGGTATTTTGACATTTGACTTTTTGACCTTTGTGTCCCAGTTTTGAACAATTTTGCATTAATTTCACAAATGAGAAGCTGCAGCAACACTTTAACCAGGTATCTGTAGTTGAAATTTTAGAGAATTTCTGTCCATCTCTTCTAAGCCAAAACTGAACTagggtataatttttttttttttttttttttttttcagcacgTGTTCAAGATGGAACAGGAGGAATACACTAGAGAA
This genomic stretch from Lycium ferocissimum isolate CSIRO_LF1 unplaced genomic scaffold, AGI_CSIRO_Lferr_CH_V1 ctg592___fragment_2___debris, whole genome shotgun sequence harbors:
- the LOC132045030 gene encoding myosin-11-like, with the protein product MQSTPVNIIVGSHVWIEDQNIAWIDGQVSQINGQDVQVQTSDGRTVTVNLSKIYPKDEDAPAGGVDDMTKLSYLHEPGVLQNLATRYQLNEIYTYTGSILIAINPFQKLPHLYDRHMMEQYKGAPLGELSPHVFAIADAAYRQMINEGKSNSILVSGESGAGKTETTKMLMQYLAYLGGRRSTEGRTVEQQVLESNPVLEAFGNAKTVRNNNSSRFGKFVEIQFDKNGRISGAAIRTYLLERSRVCQVSDPERNYHCFYLLCAAPPEEVEKYKLGDPKSFHYLNQSSCYNLVGVSDAQDYLATRRAMDIVGISEKEQEAIFRVVASVLHLGNLQFAKGKEIDSSVLKDDKSKFHLQTVAELLMCDLKDLEDALLKRVMVTPEEVIKRCLDPDAATVSRDGLAKTIYSRLFDWLVDKINNSIGQDANSKSLIGVLDIYGFESFKTNSFEQFCINFTNEKLQQHFNQHVFKMEQEEYTREEIDWSYIEFVDNQDVLDLIEKKPGGIIALLDEACMFPKSTHETFSQKLYQTFKAHKRFIKPKLSRTDFTIAHYAGEVKTASELAVQSNILVLDIGINNSK